The following proteins come from a genomic window of Lycium ferocissimum isolate CSIRO_LF1 chromosome 4, AGI_CSIRO_Lferr_CH_V1, whole genome shotgun sequence:
- the LOC132052130 gene encoding RING-H2 finger protein ATL7-like isoform X1, with translation MSLAGKGYPDPQQESTGVTSNNNNASNCCSEALAQLKLYQAFIFSVPIFFAFILLLLFYLLYLRRQRADWSSLRMRTSTLHTSTESDELSRCELGLKKEVREMLPIIVFKESFSVKDTQCSVCLAEYQADDKLQQIPACGHTFHMDCIDHWLATHNTCPLCRHSILAPTNAFTETPDRSAETTSSEPDADETSHRSSSECCEGPQVGQSNSELETREEPEHSSSNEEESDSHNVDRDRVSRNKSHDTVQEQRDSV, from the exons ATGTCTCTTGCTGGAAAAGGCTATCCAGATCCACAACAAGAAAGCACTGGAGTtactagtaataataataatgcatCTAATTGTTGCTCAGAAGCTTTAGCTCAATTAAAGCTTTATCAAGCATTCATATTTTCAGTCCCTATTTTCTTTGCATTTATATTGTTACTGTTATTCTACTTGTTGTATCTTCGTCGTCAGAGAGCTGATTGGTCCTCATTGCGGATGAGGACTTCCACATTGCACACTTCAACTGAATCTGATGAGCTCTCAAGG TGTGAACTGGGATTGAAGAAGGAGGTGAGGGAGATGCTGCCTATTATAGTCTTCAAAGAGAGCTTTTCTGTTAAAGACACTCA ATGTTCAGTGTGCTTAGCGGAATACCAAGCAGATGATAAGCTTCAACAGATACCTGCTTGTGGGCACACATTTCACATGGATTGCATTGACCACTGGCTAGCCACTCATAACACTTGTCCCCTCTGCCGCCATTCCATCCTTGCTCCAACTAACGCTTTCACTGAAACACCTGATAGGAGCGCAGAAACAACTTCTAGTGAACCAGATGCTGATGAAACATCTCATCGGAGCAGCTCTGAATGTTGTGAGGGTCCTCAAGTAGGTCAATCAAATTCAGAGCTAGAAACCAGAGAAGAACCGGAACACAGCTCGTCtaatgaagaagaaagtgatAGTCATAACGTTGACCGTGACAGGGTCTCGAGAAACAAAAGTCATGACACCGTGCAGGAGCAACGTGATTCAGTTTGA
- the LOC132052130 gene encoding RING-H2 finger protein ATL58-like isoform X2, translated as MRTSTLHTSTESDELSRCELGLKKEVREMLPIIVFKESFSVKDTQCSVCLAEYQADDKLQQIPACGHTFHMDCIDHWLATHNTCPLCRHSILAPTNAFTETPDRSAETTSSEPDADETSHRSSSECCEGPQVGQSNSELETREEPEHSSSNEEESDSHNVDRDRVSRNKSHDTVQEQRDSV; from the exons ATGAGGACTTCCACATTGCACACTTCAACTGAATCTGATGAGCTCTCAAGG TGTGAACTGGGATTGAAGAAGGAGGTGAGGGAGATGCTGCCTATTATAGTCTTCAAAGAGAGCTTTTCTGTTAAAGACACTCA ATGTTCAGTGTGCTTAGCGGAATACCAAGCAGATGATAAGCTTCAACAGATACCTGCTTGTGGGCACACATTTCACATGGATTGCATTGACCACTGGCTAGCCACTCATAACACTTGTCCCCTCTGCCGCCATTCCATCCTTGCTCCAACTAACGCTTTCACTGAAACACCTGATAGGAGCGCAGAAACAACTTCTAGTGAACCAGATGCTGATGAAACATCTCATCGGAGCAGCTCTGAATGTTGTGAGGGTCCTCAAGTAGGTCAATCAAATTCAGAGCTAGAAACCAGAGAAGAACCGGAACACAGCTCGTCtaatgaagaagaaagtgatAGTCATAACGTTGACCGTGACAGGGTCTCGAGAAACAAAAGTCATGACACCGTGCAGGAGCAACGTGATTCAGTTTGA
- the LOC132052131 gene encoding phytolongin Phyl1.1-like isoform X1: MGSVRKAVYYCSVSKGDELLYAYNGGDHEIENLAALCLERIPPFHKWYFQTMAKKTFGFLMEGEGYVYFAIVDEGLGNAEVLKFLEQLKDEFRKLAKNSSCWTLSNRNSLCLQGELVPVIGQTEGGASANALLLGKQSRQENKKMKDHVIGMRDTEEVKVDSGALDTNSQGTTVPPIMPQKELCLVRSITSSQNFQKNWCRHVRIVLAIDVVVSFCLWIE; the protein is encoded by the exons ATGGGTTCAGTCAGAAAAGCAGTTTATTATTGTTCAGTGTCTAAAGGGGATGAACTTCTATACGCATATAATGGTGGAGATCATGAGATTGAGAATTTAGCTGCATTGTGTTTGGAAAGGATTCCTCCTTTCCATAAATGGTATTTTCAAACTATGGCTAAGAAAACTTTTGGGTTTTTGATGGAAGGTGAAGGGTATGTTTACTTTGCTATTGTAGATGAGGGTCTTGGTAATGCTGAAGTCTTAAAGTTTCTAGAACAATTAAAGGATGAATTTAGAAAATTGGCTAAAAATAGTTCTTGCTGGACTCTGTCGAATCGAAACTCACTTTGTTTACAAGGAGAACTAGTTCCTGTTATTGGGCAAACTGAGGGTGGTGCTTCAGCAAATGCCCTGTTATTGGGAAAGCAAAGTagacaagaaaacaagaaaatgaagGATCACGTAATTGGTATGAGAGATACTGAAGAAGTTAAGGTTGATTCAGGAGCTCTAGATACGAACAGTCAAGGTACAACAGTTCCTCCAATTATGCCACAGAAAGAGTTGTGTTTGGTAAGGAGCATAACAAGCTCTCAAAACTTTCAAAAGAACTGGTGCCGCCATGTACGCATTGTCCTTGCCattgatgttgtg GTATCATTTTGCTTATGGATAGAGTAG
- the LOC132052131 gene encoding phytolongin Phyl1.1-like isoform X2 has protein sequence MGSVRKAVYYCSVSKGDELLYAYNGGDHEIENLAALCLERIPPFHKWYFQTMAKKTFGFLMEGEGYVYFAIVDEGLGNAEVLKFLEQLKDEFRKLAKNSSCWTLSNRNSLCLQGELVPVIGQTEGGASANALLLGKQSRQENKKMKDHVIGMRDTEEVKVDSGALDTNSQGTTVPPIMPQKELCLVRSITSSQNFQKNWCRHVRIVLAIDVVEQRRSMF, from the exons ATGGGTTCAGTCAGAAAAGCAGTTTATTATTGTTCAGTGTCTAAAGGGGATGAACTTCTATACGCATATAATGGTGGAGATCATGAGATTGAGAATTTAGCTGCATTGTGTTTGGAAAGGATTCCTCCTTTCCATAAATGGTATTTTCAAACTATGGCTAAGAAAACTTTTGGGTTTTTGATGGAAGGTGAAGGGTATGTTTACTTTGCTATTGTAGATGAGGGTCTTGGTAATGCTGAAGTCTTAAAGTTTCTAGAACAATTAAAGGATGAATTTAGAAAATTGGCTAAAAATAGTTCTTGCTGGACTCTGTCGAATCGAAACTCACTTTGTTTACAAGGAGAACTAGTTCCTGTTATTGGGCAAACTGAGGGTGGTGCTTCAGCAAATGCCCTGTTATTGGGAAAGCAAAGTagacaagaaaacaagaaaatgaagGATCACGTAATTGGTATGAGAGATACTGAAGAAGTTAAGGTTGATTCAGGAGCTCTAGATACGAACAGTCAAGGTACAACAGTTCCTCCAATTATGCCACAGAAAGAGTTGTGTTTGGTAAGGAGCATAACAAGCTCTCAAAACTTTCAAAAGAACTGGTGCCGCCATGTACGCATTGTCCTTGCCattgatgttgtg GAGCAAAGGAGATCAATGTTTTAG